The Myxococcus xanthus nucleotide sequence TGTCGTGCAGGAGGCCGTCGCCCTCCTTGCGAGGGAAGGACGCGTGCAGCGCTCGTCAGGAGGCACCACCGCCACTCGGCTTCGGTTGGCCCCAGGGCCGCTGGACATCATCTGCGAGTGGGACGAAACACGGCGCACGTTGACAGTTGTGGATATCGTCTCCGTGCCCGCTGAGGCTTGTTGAATTCGCGGGCGGATGTGGCGCTGCCTCTGAATGGGAACCGCCCACCCGCGTGCAAGGCCCACGGGTGCTACGTCGCTGGCTGAGTCCTACTTGGCCAGCTCGAAGGAATCGTAGGTGAGGGTGACGCTTTCGATGACATTTTCATCGGACTCGTTGTCCCACTCGCCCGCGACGAACTTCACCGGCCAGGCGCGGGAGAGGCTCCACCGACGCAGCGTGGTGCCGTCTCTGTCTTGCTGGACGATGTCGAGGTTGCGCTTGTAGAGGCTGTCTGGCAGGCCCAGGCCGCTGGTGGTGTGGACGACGTCCTGGAACCAGTCGAAGAGCTGGTGGTCCTGCGTGGCGCCTCTCTCCAGGGTGACGTCGGAGAAGGTGAGGCGCCCCGGCGACTTGTTGGGGATGAGGCTGCCGCCCTCGAAGTATTGGACGTTGGCGACCTCGACGGACAGCTCGGAGCATTTTTGAAAACCTGAGTGCCCGAGGCCGTCAGCCTCACAGAGGAACTTGAAACGCTTATGGAAGCTGCGCGGCTGTCCGATGATGGCCATGGGGTGCTCCTCACAGGCCCGCCGAAGCCAGCTCGGCTTCGAGGGCGCGGGTGTCCTGGGCGATGCGCAGGACGATG carries:
- a CDS encoding phage tail protein, whose product is MAIIGQPRSFHKRFKFLCEADGLGHSGFQKCSELSVEVANVQYFEGGSLIPNKSPGRLTFSDVTLERGATQDHQLFDWFQDVVHTTSGLGLPDSLYKRNLDIVQQDRDGTTLRRWSLSRAWPVKFVAGEWDNESDENVIESVTLTYDSFELAK